TTGATCTCGTCACTCTCTTGAGAGCGCATAGCTGATGCACCTACTTCGGAGCCCTTTGGCGTATCGCTAAATACGCCATTAGTTCTTCCGGCGCTTGCCTCTTGAGCTTGAGCAGAAGCAGCTGTTGTCTCTCTGGAATCTTGGGTTGTTGATTGAATTCCTGCACCTGCAGGAGTTTTTAAAACTTTTTGATGATGTGTGGAATCGGAAGCGCCCTCTTCAGAGTCTTCTTCTATGCGATGCTTTGGCTCTTCTTTTTTTGCTTTTAGCGAATTTGTAGATGAACTTTCGTCATCATGCGCTTTTGCAGAAGAAGCGGAAGCTTTTTTTATAATTGTTGTTTTTTTTGTAGTTTGCTCATTTAATTGCATGTCATCATTACTTTTTGGAGCAACATCTTCATGGGAATCCGAAGAAACTTCTACTTTTCTACGAATAATGAGTTTACTAGCTGCAGCCTTTTGTGCAGCTTCTTTTTCAGGGTTTTTACCTGATCGATGAAATGCACGCAACTTTGCAGCCTCTGTTTCAGAGATTGCATTGAAGTGGTTTTTTACTTGGATCCCGAGTTCTTGGAGCTTAATAATGGCTGCCTTGGTCTCAATTCCCAACTCTTTAGCCAAATCAAGTACTCTAATGCGACTCATCAAATGCAGCTCCCAATAATAATCATGCCAGCAAGTACGGCATAGTATAAAAAATAAGACGTGCGATTATGACTATGAATTAGACATAACGGCGGACAAAACTTTAATAACTGCATCCTTGCGGCTGACAAGCATTGCTTTAACAGCTTTTTCTTTGCCAAAAAAGGATTTTCCAAGCAAAACGGAATCAGCGTTGATTTTAATTCCAAAAACTCTACTTTTATATTTAGCAAGTAAAGTTTCACAATGGCGATAAAAACGATCACTTCCATCATTAGAAAAAATAAGAACCCTAGAAATTCGGTTTGGGTCTTTCGATTTTTGCCGAGAACGCATAGAAACTAATCCAGCTTCTTCTGTTTGCAATAAAGTTTCAATACTTTCCAGACCACCACGGAGACTACCGCAGCGGCGAGCAAAGGCAAGCGCTTGAATCAAATTATCGTTTAATTCAATACACGGAACTTTTATAGTACCTTCAGGAGAAAAAGTCTGGAAAGACTTTTGCATTGTATGGAACAATAATTGATTTTCAGTTTCAGTTTCCAATAATCTTGGCAGTTTCAGCATGTAACTTTCCAGAAAGTTTAACAGGTAAACCTGTTTTATAAGCAATTTCGTCTGCATTTGAACTTGCAACAGAGTTGAAATCAGCAAATCCAGCAGTATGAATAACCGCAGCAATTTGTTCAGCAACACCTTTTAATTGCATCCAATAACGAAGACGTTCTACAGGAACATTTTTAGAATCTACTTTTTCAGGATCAAGAAGTGGCTGAGGACGTGTTTTAGCAACAATGTCGTCAATAGCAGCTTCTGCTTCCTCAGATTCGGTAGTTTCTTCATCTATAATGGGTTCGCCTAAATGAAATTCTTCAAGATCTTCATCTGTGCTTGACTCCGCATTTTGAGCTGCTTGAGTCGCAGCGAGTTCAGCTGCACCTTGTACAACTTGCTCAGCCTCTTCTGGAGTTAAACGAAGAAGTTTTACTAAACTACGGTGATCCATGCGAGAAATATCTGCGGGATCTTTATAACCTTCATTCACTAAAATTTCTGCGCGCATTTCTCCTAAAGCAGGAATTTGAGCAATTACATTTTTATACTCTTGAACGAGTTCGCGCATTTTTGATTCGGAGCGAATGTCAACTTTCCAACCTGTTAATTGAGCCGCAAGACGCACATTTTGTCCTCTTTTACCAATGGCAAGAGATAGATGCTCATCTGGGACAACAACTTCCATAATATGGAGTCTTTCGTTCACAATTACTTTTGAAGGCTCAGATGGTGCAAGTGCATTACACACAAAACGAGCTGGGTCACGATCGTATGGAATAATATCGATTTTTTCACCACGAAGTTCTTGAACAATTGCTTGAACACGAGCACCTTTGATACCAACACACGCCCCAACAGGATCGATAGATGGCTCTGTACTGTACACAGCAATTTTTGAGCGGCTTCCCGGATCACGAGCCGCACTTTGAATAACCACAATTCCTTCTGAAATTTCAGTTACTTCTTGCTCAAAAAGACGTATTAAAAGTTCAGGGTGAGCACGACTTAACATAACTTGAGGCCCACGAGTTGATTTTTTTACATCAACCACAAAAGCAATTACTTTGTCTCTAATTTTATATTTTTCACCAGGAATTTGCTCACGAACAGGTAAAACACCTTCAGTTGGTCCAAGATCAACAATAATGTCTGCTTTATCAAAGCGACGAACCTGACCTATAACAGTTTGGTGTTTTTTATCGCGAAATTCACGAACAACCTTTTCTTTTTCCGCTTCCATTACTTTTTGAACGATAGCTTGTTTTGCGGCTTGCGCAGCAATACGGCCAAGCTGATCCGTAGGAAGAGGTTCACCAATTTCGTCGCCAACTTGTAAGGAATCATCCATAACAATTGCTTCGGAAGTTGGTATTTGTTTACTTGGATTAACAAGATCTTCATCTGCCACTACTGTCCTGTAGCGAATAAGTTCTATTTCCTCAGTTTCTTCATTAAAGCGTGTTTCGAAAACGCAATCACCAAAATGTTTGCGTGCCGCTGTAAGAACGGCTTCTCTTAATGCGCCAATAAGAAGTTGACGATCGATATTTTTCTCTTTACCTACAGTTTCGATAACACGCTTCAAATCTATTTGCATTAAATGCACCTCAGAAAACAAGTCAAGAATTCAATAAATCTCAGCTCTATGAGATCCAACTATTTGGATTTTTTAAACGCTCCATTACGCGCCTTGTGCCTTGCAGCGTCTTTTGCCACTTTTACGGACTTTGACGAAGGATGAAAAGGAAGTGCAAAAGCAACTTTGATGTCCTCTAGAGGAACTTCAAACCGATGGGCACCTTCCACAAGCACAATGACTTTAAATCCTTTATTATCACAAATTTCATTTAAAACCATAGTATACTTACTTCTTCCAGCAACTTTTTGCCAGGTTTCTACAGTAAGCATATCTCCGACAGAAGCTTCAAAGTCTTCCAAATCGTGGAGCGTAGGCTCTGAACCTGGGGATCCTACACGAATATTAACATCATCCGCAAACGGATCGAGAGCGTTGGTAGTAAGAAGATACTTATGAATTTCAGTACATTCATCAAAAGTAAGAGCTGTTTCAGCCTGACGGGGAACTTTGCAAGCTTCTACATCAGCCAAAGAGTAGCCCTTATCTAAAATGATATCAACAACTGGCTCACCTTCTTCGTATAGAAAAAGCCAATTACGAATTCGCATTTTTAAAACCCCAGGATTTTCAACCTTGGTTTCCTTTAGTTCACTTAGAGCTTTTCTAAGATCATCTAAGATTTGTGTATGAAGTTGTTTAGTTAACAGCCTAGGGTCACTGATTTTATTAGTATCATTCGTAAGATACAAGATTTCTCCAACATTTTCGAGCAGGTTTACTTCAAAATTCGACCCAAAAGAGGGTAACTCTGAAAAAAGGCAAAACAATAAACAAATTGGGTATAACGTAATGCGTTTAAAATCAAATCAAATTTTTTAAGAAGTGTCCAAATATTTTATCTATCCCAAAAAAAGACAAATTTTTAGTAAAAAATATTTTTCTGAGCATAAAATTTTAGGGAAGACAAAATGACGAAGGATCACAAGAAAGAATTAGGAAAATGGGGTGAGGATCAGCTAGACAAATGGATGATTGAACAAGAATGGCATCCAATTGAAAAAAATTTAAGAATTCATGGAGGCGAAATTGATAGGATCTATATTTTAAAAAAACACACCGATGAAAAATTGTTTTGCATAGCCGAAGTGAAAACAAATATAATTTACAACAAATCTAATTTAAATTTATTATTAAGTGAAGTTGGAATTAAAAAATATATAAAAACTAGGCAAATGAAAAATTTATATAAAATTGGAGAAAATTACTTAAGCAAAGGATTTAGTAAAATTTTTTTAAGATTGTTCATTATTTTAAAAACAACCAAAAAAATAGATACATCCTTATTTGAAGGTAAATTTAGTCCTTTTAAATTATGTTTTAAAAGTAATCATTACTTTATTATTTCACTCGAACCAGAATTTACAAAAATTCAAGCAAGAAAAAGTTTACTACAAATTAAAATATGAAAATTTAAATTTCAATAAAAAATATTTTAATTAATCCAAGGAGGAGCTTTATCTTTAGTCCATTTAATCCATTCTATTTGTGGAAAATATTCTGGCAAATGTCCTGTTGCTAAATAAATTTCTTTAAATCCTTTATCATATATATCTTTGGCAAATTCCTCCCCTTTTTTTTCTTGCCCTAATTCAGAATCATTATAAATAGGAATATTAAAATTAAAGTCACCCATTTGTTCAAAAAATAAATAAGGATTATCAAAACATACTATATTTTTACCGGTTGACATCATTTTCCAGAGAGTATGAATAAAAGCGTCGTCATCTATTAAAATAGCATGAATATCTTTTAAAGTAGATTTGACTTTAGAAAAGAAATATATGGCCTCTTAATTTAATTAAGTATGAAATTAACGATGAATCTTTTTCTGGCTCATTATTTTTATTTACCAATAAAATAGAAGAAATATAAGAGATGTTTATTAGGGACTGTCCAACATAGAATTTAGAAGAAATTGACAGAATATAAAAGAAGGTGTTCAATTATTTTCGCTAAAAAGATAAAGGAACACCAGATGAGAAATATAAATCAGATAATGATTCTTGTGCAAGAGATATCTCTACTTTTTTTGAGTTATAAAACCAGAAAACACGAAATGAAAAATATACTGGGAGGAATTATTTGGATTTTAGTTACTGGATCGCAATGGCATTTATTACCACGAGAAAACTTTCCACCAAAAAGTACTTGTTATTATTGGTTTGAAAAATTTAGAAAAAACAATATTCTTGGAATTATATTGTTTAACATGTCTTTAAAAAACAAGAAGAATAAAGAATACCAAATAAAAGAAGCTTACATTGACGCAACGTTTACCGAATCTAAAAGAGGAGGAGATAAAATTGGGGGAACAAAAGCTGGAAAAGGGACAAAATTATTTGCAATTGTTTCAAGAAATAATAGAATATTACATTTGAGTCTAGAAAATGCAACGCCTCATGAATCAAAATTTATATTGCCAATAATAGAAAAGATGCCTAAAAAATTAAACCATTAATTCTTATTGGTGATAAAGCTTATGATTCATTTACAATAAAAAATCAGTTACAAGAATTAGAAGTGAAATTAATTGCTCCTAATAAAATAAATCGAATAAATAATAGGCAAGATGGACGTAATCTTCGTCGATATAAAAGAAGACACATAGTTGAAAATTATTTTGCCGATTTACAAACATTTCGTAGGGTGATTATTCGTTATGAAAGAAAATCAGAAAATTATCTGGCATTTGTGAAACTAGCAGCAATTTGCTTAAATTTTTGGAAATTCAATATTGGTATGAAAATTGTTGCTTGAAATTATGTTGGACAGCCCCTAGAATAAAACTGGATTTACAATGTGGACAAAAGTTCTTGAAAAAGAAATATTTCCTTGACCAAAAAAACAATCAATTCAATAAAATCACTTTGGAGCAAGAACATTTTTATTAGATTTTATCTGGTACTAAGACATTGAAATTAAATCATCATCAAGAATTAAATTACTCTATAATTTCCTAATACATTTTTATATTTTTTTTTAAAATAAAATAATAGTTTAAACTATTGACTAATTATTTAATAAATGATCGATTTTAATACTCATTTTATTTCTATTTTTAATGAAATTAAACGTCTTAAAGAAGAAAATATGTAAAATATAATTATATTTCTCCTGATGGTACTTTATTTAATTAAGCTGAAAATATTCTACAAAATGAGAAACAAATTAATGTAACTGATGATATTTCAGTTCCTTCTGAAACGAATATTGCGCAGAATAGAAGCGGGATCAAAGAAAAAAAGATTCAAAAGAATGACTCCTTACTCTTTGATGAACAATTTTCGCAAAAATCTTTTCCAAGTCTTATCTCAAGAGGTGTTCGGCTTTATAAGGGGCTACATCAATTATAAACAAGTGAGAATGAATTTAATTTATATAATAAAATATAATTTATTATTACTTATTTTTAACGTGTTTACTTAGAATTTTAAGCTCCTTCCCTAGATCACCAATAAATTCTATATTTAATATGTTATTTTTTTGGGTGTCTATCCATGCAATTAATTCGTTTTAAAATCGCATTCAAGATTGACACTTTCCAACATAATAATGTTTTTTTTTGAACTAAAAATTCACAATCAACCGCTCATGAAGACCAAATGATGCCTCATTTATTAACAAAACATGCTATATTTATTAATATAACTTTCTTTCATCACAAAAAATGATAATATTTCAATCAATGCATCATCAAGTGGTTTGAACCACTTTTAGACAAAACTTTTTTGATGAGACAAGCATCATCATTTACACACCCGTTCTAGATTTCACTCTTATTTAGGCTTAGCTATTATTCATGATCTCATATATTAACTGCAAAAAAATATTAAATTATAAATGAATTTTCTTTATTATCGGACAACCTCTCCGCATAAAAGCTTAAATTTATGGCGGATGGCTCACAAAAAAATTTTTCCATTAAATTTAATCCTCTTTTTCAATGATTAATATACCTTCAAAATTTTTATTTTTTTATTTCTTAAATCCACAATATAATTTTATTCTCATACCTCAAATCTATTTGGTAATCTATCCTTCTTGCAAAATAAACTTACGTGAAATAGATTCATATTTTATGCTATTTTATTAATTTAGCAAAATTTAAATCAACTATATAAAGAAATAAACAAAAACATGATATTAATGACAAGCAACCATATTTCTTTTAAATTAAATTCAACTCCACTTTTTTCAGACATCTCATTCTCGCTACATGACTCAGAAAGAACAGCCTTAATAGGAAATAACGGCTGCGGTAAATCTACCCTCATGCGCGTGATCGCAAATCAACAATCGACCGACAAGGGAGAAATTACCTGGCGTCGCAACACCCGCTTAGGCATTATTGAACAATTTGTGAATGAGTCTTTTTTAGACTTAACCATTTTAGAAGCAGTGAAACAAAATTGCTCCACACCTTTATTAAATTCTCCTTGGCAACTTACATCGCTTTTACTTGAAATTGGATTTAACGAGGACTCTTTTACAAAACAAGTAAAAACATTAAGTGGGGGTTGGAAAAATCGCCTTCTTCTCGCCCGCGCCCTCGCTGCAGAACCTGATTTTCTTTTGCTAGACGAACCGACCAATCACATGGATGTAACGACACTCCTCTTTTTTGAGGATTATCTTCAAAATATATCGTTACCTTACTTAGTGATAAGCCATGATCGTGAATTTTTAGATTCATGTACCAATCGAACTCTTTTTTTACGTGACGGAAAAATATTTGATTTTCCATTTTCCTATACAAAAGCACGCCAGGCTTTATATGAAATGGACGCCTCAGATAAAGCCCGCAGACAAAATGAACTCAAAGAAATGAACCGAATTGAGGCTAGTGCAAAGCAGCTTGCGACTTGGGGAAAAATTTATAACAACGAAGATTTTGCAAGACGCGCCGAAAGCATGCGCAAAAGGGTTGAAAAATTACGCGGTAACCTAACAGAGGTAGCCACTGTAGATAAAAGAAAACTAACAATAGAAACCGCAGAAAATCGGGCAAAGTTAGCTGTTACTTTTGAAAAGGTAAACATAAAAACCTCAAATTCGAATGAAGATAAAATTCTTTTTTCAATTGAAAAATTATTTATATCCCGTGGTGATAGAATTGTTATTTTAGGGAAAAATGGGTGTGGTAAAAGTGTATTTTTAAAAACACTTGCTTATTTATGGGCAAATCAACAAACATCTAATTGTTTAGAAACAGGAATTCGCTTTAATCCTCAATGCACTTTAGGTTATTATGATCAAATGCTAGGTGGAGTTCCAATAAATGAACCTATCTTTAAAGTATTGAGAGATATTTCATCTGGTTCTGATTTAGAAGTCAGACATAATTTAGTTGCGACAGGTTTTCCGGTAGAAGAACAACATAAAACCAGTTCTGAATTAAGCGGAGGACAAAAAGCAAGATTACAAATCCTTCTCATTTCAACTTTAAAGCCAAATATTTTAATATTAGACGAACCCACAAATCACATTGATATTGCAGGTTGTGAAGCCTTGGAAAATGAACTGATAACCTCAAAGGTAACAGTTTTTTTCTCTTCCCATGACAGGCGTTTTATTTCAAATATGGCAAATCGATTTTTGCTCGTACACGAGAATAAATTAATTGAAATAAATAATCCCGAAGAATATTATGCCACTGAATTAGTTGCGGATGAAAAAAATTTCGTAACAGCGAGTCCTATTCATAATAAAAATATAAATAATTTTGAATTTAATTCAGAAGATGATATTTTAAAAGCCATTTTAGAAATTGATGAAAAGATAGAAGGAGAGCTTAGACAAAAACCTGCGCGGCAAAACGCACAAAAAATAAAAGAACTAAAAGAGAGAAAATCGCAACTCGAAAGATTAATTTAAAATTAATCTCACCAAAAACTTATTCTCTCTTATTAAAATTAAATTAAAAATTAATGTTCCATACCTTCAATAAATTTTTCTGCCTGAAGTGCCGCTTGGCAACCCCTACCGGCCGCTGTAATTGCCTGGCGATACAATTTATCTTCAACATCACCGGCAGCAAATAATCCAGGTATATTTGTATGTGTTCCATTTTGAGTTAAAATGTAACCTTTTTCATCCATATTAACTAGACCTTTAACAAAATCTGTATTTGGGTGATGACCTATTGCCATAAATAATCCATCTACCATAATTTCATTTGTTTTTCCGGATTTATCTTTCGTTACAATACCTGTGAGGCCTTTATCATTTGCAAGAGTATCAATAACATCTGTACTATAAATAATTTTTATTTTTGGATTTGCAATTACTCGTTCTTGCATAGCTTTACTTGCACGAAATTTATCACTTCTATGAATTAAAATCACTTCACTTGCTAATTTAGATAAATACATTGCTTCTTCCATAGCACTATCACCACCACCTACAACAGCGACTTTTTTGTTACGATAAAAAAATCCATCACAAACAGCGCATGTAGAAAGTCCATAACCCATTAATTTATCTTTACTGGGAAGAGGTAAAGTAATTGCAGACGCTCCTGTTGCAACAATAACAACTTTGGCTTCAATATCTTCTTCGTAATCACGTTTTATTAAAAATGTTCCTTTATTTGTTACCTCTACTTTAGTAACAGAACCTGTTAACATACGCGCTCCTACTTTTTCAGCTTGCTCACGCATGTCATTCATTAATTTGTTACCGTCTATTCCATCTACAAACCCAGGCCAATTTTCTATTATACTTGTCGTTGTTAATTGC
The genomic region above belongs to Silvanigrella paludirubra and contains:
- the nusA gene encoding transcription termination factor NusA translates to MQIDLKRVIETVGKEKNIDRQLLIGALREAVLTAARKHFGDCVFETRFNEETEEIELIRYRTVVADEDLVNPSKQIPTSEAIVMDDSLQVGDEIGEPLPTDQLGRIAAQAAKQAIVQKVMEAEKEKVVREFRDKKHQTVIGQVRRFDKADIIVDLGPTEGVLPVREQIPGEKYKIRDKVIAFVVDVKKSTRGPQVMLSRAHPELLIRLFEQEVTEISEGIVVIQSAARDPGSRSKIAVYSTEPSIDPVGACVGIKGARVQAIVQELRGEKIDIIPYDRDPARFVCNALAPSEPSKVIVNERLHIMEVVVPDEHLSLAIGKRGQNVRLAAQLTGWKVDIRSESKMRELVQEYKNVIAQIPALGEMRAEILVNEGYKDPADISRMDHRSLVKLLRLTPEEAEQVVQGAAELAATQAAQNAESSTDEDLEEFHLGEPIIDEETTESEEAEAAIDDIVAKTRPQPLLDPEKVDSKNVPVERLRYWMQLKGVAEQIAAVIHTAGFADFNSVASSNADEIAYKTGLPVKLSGKLHAETAKIIGN
- a CDS encoding YraN family protein, with product MTKDHKKELGKWGEDQLDKWMIEQEWHPIEKNLRIHGGEIDRIYILKKHTDEKLFCIAEVKTNIIYNKSNLNLLLSEVGIKKYIKTRQMKNLYKIGENYLSKGFSKIFLRLFIILKTTKKIDTSLFEGKFSPFKLCFKSNHYFIISLEPEFTKIQARKSLLQIKI
- a CDS encoding transposase — its product is MILVQEISLLFLSYKTRKHEMKNILGGIIWILVTGSQWHLLPRENFPPKSTCYYWFEKFRKNNILGIILFNMSLKNKKNKEYQIKEAYIDATFTESKRGGDKIGGTKAGKGTKLFAIVSRNNRILHLSLENATPHESKFILPIIEKMPKKLNH
- a CDS encoding ABC-F family ATP-binding cassette domain-containing protein; its protein translation is MILMTSNHISFKLNSTPLFSDISFSLHDSERTALIGNNGCGKSTLMRVIANQQSTDKGEITWRRNTRLGIIEQFVNESFLDLTILEAVKQNCSTPLLNSPWQLTSLLLEIGFNEDSFTKQVKTLSGGWKNRLLLARALAAEPDFLLLDEPTNHMDVTTLLFFEDYLQNISLPYLVISHDREFLDSCTNRTLFLRDGKIFDFPFSYTKARQALYEMDASDKARRQNELKEMNRIEASAKQLATWGKIYNNEDFARRAESMRKRVEKLRGNLTEVATVDKRKLTIETAENRAKLAVTFEKVNIKTSNSNEDKILFSIEKLFISRGDRIVILGKNGCGKSVFLKTLAYLWANQQTSNCLETGIRFNPQCTLGYYDQMLGGVPINEPIFKVLRDISSGSDLEVRHNLVATGFPVEEQHKTSSELSGGQKARLQILLISTLKPNILILDEPTNHIDIAGCEALENELITSKVTVFFSSHDRRFISNMANRFLLVHENKLIEINNPEEYYATELVADEKNFVTASPIHNKNINNFEFNSEDDILKAILEIDEKIEGELRQKPARQNAQKIKELKERKSQLERLI
- the trxB gene encoding thioredoxin-disulfide reductase — encoded protein: MEKVVIIGSGPSGLTSAIYTARAALSPVVISGMQPGGQLTTTSIIENWPGFVDGIDGNKLMNDMREQAEKVGARMLTGSVTKVEVTNKGTFLIKRDYEEDIEAKVVIVATGASAITLPLPSKDKLMGYGLSTCAVCDGFFYRNKKVAVVGGGDSAMEEAMYLSKLASEVILIHRSDKFRASKAMQERVIANPKIKIIYSTDVIDTLANDKGLTGIVTKDKSGKTNEIMVDGLFMAIGHHPNTDFVKGLVNMDEKGYILTQNGTHTNIPGLFAAGDVEDKLYRQAITAAGRGCQAALQAEKFIEGMEH